A window of Stenotrophomonas indicatrix genomic DNA:
GCCATGTCGACGTGTTGGCCTCGCTGCCGACCCGCGACCAGGCCCTGGCAATGCTGGCACGCGTCCTGACCGAGCCGGTCACGATGTTCGCCCGCGCCATCAAGGCAATCGGCGACAAGCAGAATGGTGGCGACGTCGCCGCCGACGCTGCTGAACCGGCCGCCGAGACCGCCTGAGTTTCGACTAATCGTGGTTCCTGACGGAACCTCAATCCAGAAAAACATCCAAAGGTAATTATCATGTCCCTTACCAACGAACAGATCGTCGACGCCATCGCCGAGAAGTCCCTGATGGAAGTGATGGAGCTGGTCAAGGCCATCGAAGAGAAGTTCGGCGTCTCCGCCGCTGCTCCGGTCGCCGCTGCTGTGGCTGGCCCGGCTGCCGTCGTTGAAGAGCAGACCGAATTCGTCGTCACCCTGAAGACCGCTGGCGACAAGAAGGTCGAAGTCATCAAGGCCGTCCGCGCCATCACCGGCCTGGGCCTGAAGGAAGCGAAGGACCTGGCCGAAGCCGGCGGCGTCCTGAAGGACAACGCTTCGAAGGACGAAGCCGAGAAGATGAAGAAGGACCTGGAAGCTGCTGGCGCGACTGTCGAAGTCAAGTAAGCACTTCCATTGCGTCGCCATCGAAATCCGGCGATGCAGCCAAGGCTGGGGGCGTAAGCCCCCGGCCTTTGGTCGTTGTTGTAGGCCCGGCCAATCGTGGCGCGGTTCTACGGAAATACGGTGAAAAAGCCCAACACGGGCTGCGGTCAAACCCTGGCCGGCCAGCGCAACGCGCGGCGGCGGGGGAGTGGATGCAGACGAGTTGGCAGTTGGAAGTAGCGGGAGAAGGCGTGCTGGTGCCGGCAATACCAGCGACTTCCAACTGACAATTTCAAGTTCCCTTCGGGTCGTGGGCGCACGACTCGCACAACAAGGTGGAAGACCTCATGACGTCCTATTCGTTCACCGAAAAAAAGCGTATCCGCAAGGATTTCGGCAAGCAGCGTTCGATTCTCGAAGTGCCGTTCCTGCTCGCCATCCAGGTGGATTCCTACCGTGAATTCCTGCAGGAAAACGTCGATCCGGCCAAGCGCACGGACCACGGCCTGCACGCTGCACTGAAGTCGGTCTTCCCGATCGCCAGCTACAGCGGCAATGCTGCCCTGGAATACGTCGGCTACAAGCTGGGCGATCCGGTCTTCGACGAGCGTGAGTGCCGTCAGCGTGGCATGAGCTACGGTGCGCCGCTGCGCGTGACCGTGCGCCTGGTGATCTACGACCGCGAGTCGTCGACCAAGGCCATCAAGTACGTGAAGGAGCAGGAGGTCTACCTCGGCGAAATCCCGCTGATGACCGACAACGGCACCTTCATCGTCAACGGCACCGAGCGCGTCATCGTCTCGCAGCTGCACCGCTCGCCGGGCGTGTTCTTCGACCACGACCGTGGCAAGACCCACAGCTCGGGCAAGCTGCTGTACAGCGCCCGCATCATTCCTTACCGCGGCTCCTGGCTGGACTTCGAGTTCGACCCGAAGGACGCGCTGTTCACCCGTATCGACCGTCGCCGCAAGCTGCCGGTGTCGATCCTGCTGCGTGCGCTTGGCTACAGCAACGAAGAGATGCTGGCCGAGTTCTTCGAGATCAACACCTTCCACATCAACCCGGATGAAGGCGTCCAGCTGGAGCTGGTGCCCGAGCGCCTGCGCGGCGAAACCCTGGGCTTCGACCTCGCCGACGGCGACAAG
This region includes:
- the rplL gene encoding 50S ribosomal protein L7/L12 — protein: MSLTNEQIVDAIAEKSLMEVMELVKAIEEKFGVSAAAPVAAAVAGPAAVVEEQTEFVVTLKTAGDKKVEVIKAVRAITGLGLKEAKDLAEAGGVLKDNASKDEAEKMKKDLEAAGATVEVK